The Metarhizium brunneum chromosome 5, complete sequence sequence TACCTTGTGGTTTCATTTCCATTTGCCTACTAGACAAGATACTAGCGGGctccagaaaaaaaaagggcaggGCGGACACCAAGTGCCAGAGATAAGAGACAATGAGGCCACTCACTTGCCAGGCTACCAGTGGACAATCGGATGTCGCACCTTATCAGCAGCAATGCGAGTCTCTGCCTCGCACTAGACCCCTAAACACGCACGCACACACCCTATCTATGTACTAGGGAGGcatgggacatggacatggacacacGCGACCACCCAGGGGGTGGTCTGGTGTGGCGGCGTCCAGCGCGCCCATCAATTGGCCGCAGGCGGGAGGGCTAGAACTCAGGACGGCACCCTGTTTCGACTGTTTACGTAGTCTGGACTCGGGCTTTACGTACGTACAGGAACGCGTGAGGGTTTTTGCGAAAAAAACAAGACTGCTCATATGCCTATCGCGAAACATGTCGCCCCCTttctcccccctccccttcctctTTCGCTGCAGTCTGTCCTAAAAAGATGCACCAGGGACCCGATAGAGCGGACATCGTGGATTCATGCGCTCCGTCTGCGTTTGTAAAAAACAAAACCCGACGTATCGGAACGGAATTGGCTACTCGGATTGGCGCGAGGCGGGTGTGCCAAGACTCTGGGGATCGTGGGGCCGCCTGTTCCCAGCCTTATCGGCGCGCCGTGACGGGTTGGATCGATAGGGGCCCCTGGCGCAACGATGGTCAAGTGCTTATTACTAACGCGAATGCCCTATCGCCGCGGAGAGGGGGGTGGTACGAAGTTTACCTGCATGTGCAGACCGGTTGTCGGCGCCCTTCTGGACCCTGGTGGCCTGGCAATCTGTACCTAGATATGTATCTATGTTGGCCATCTGATCTCCGTACAACACACgcctacatgtacatgaagCCCGTCTTTGCATTCACCCGTCGTCGACAGTTGAAAACCGTCGGCTGTCCCACGACACGACGCGACACACATGTGCGCACATACACCGCTCCTTACTGCAGTCGCCCGTGGAATTCTCTACAAATGCGCTCGCTCTGCCATTCAGTCGCCATCTATCTACATGCGCACGCGCGCGTCGCTTCCTTCTCCAATGCTGACAAGAACCTCTGCGAGCCTTGAACCCTGGCGCCCCAACCGGCCGGTACCCCCATAACGCCTCGTTTGcaacccaaaaaaaaagaagaacaaaagcCCATGAAACCCATCTGACGTGGCATGTGTCGTGTCAGCGCTCGCAAACTTGTCGTTAGCGCATGTGGTAGTCATTATTGACAACTCTGGTCTCAACCACCTTTGTCTGCACTGCGACATGGCATCCCTCTCCATTCTGTACAGAACTGGGAAATCCTCGCCCTCCCTTGTCCTTGAATCCCCTTTATTCCTCTTCAACCTCTTCGTCCCATTGCCCCTTCTCCCTCTTGATAAGATCTGCCATGATTTCAGGCTTGAAGATGGAGCTGTCAGGGTTCTGCTGTCTCGGCACTTTGCCCAGGTTCTCATCGTCAAACACCGACCCTATCGTGTCGATCCAGCGCTTCCTCCGCTCCATCAGCGTCTTAGTCTGGTCCCCGATGCCTGGTCGTGCCGTGCCTGCAGCACCCCCCACGAAGTGGCTGCCGCCACCTGCCCCCCCGGGAcgcttcgtcttcttgctcttgcccaTGGTCCGCGTGCGCTTCAGATAGGCTGCCTGGACTTGGGAGTCGAGATCTTCGAGAATAGTCTGGTACTCCTGGTGGGCCATTCGCTCACGAACCAGTTCTGTCAGCCGTGCCTTGCGGGCTCCATTGATCAACATTTGCTCCTTCAATCGGGACTGTAACAGTCGTAGTCGGCCCGCGACTTCATCGTCGTAATGTCCGTCGTATTCGCTCTCAAATACTTCCTGGGGAAGAAACCCGATATGCCTCAACTCCTGCTTCAGCCGCTCGTCAACCTGCGCATACTCGAGTTTAGGGTGGgtcgccttcttccaagCTTCCGTCGACGATTCTGCCATGTATGTAGCTGGCGGGAACGAGTTCGTTTTATCTTCACCAGCCTGGTCCTCCCCATTGCCATCGCCGTTCATGGGAACATCACCATTCGTCACGCCATTCACCGCTGGCTTATCATCAGACCCTTGCGAACGGGCCTCAGGTCGCAGCAGTTGTAATAGGCGTGAGGCCAGAGGCCCTATCGACAAAGAATCCGTCTCGCCGATGCTGTCGCTCATGTTGTCTATGCTGCCTCTCGGCTGATTGGGAGGAAGCTTATCACGTCCCTGTTGTGGCGAGTCAATAGACATGGCTCCGTCCTCCTCCGCCCAAATTTCCGTGTAGTGCCTCTTCCCCCTCTTAGGCATGACAAACGGCGTGACGCGGTCGCCGCGCTCTCGTAGAAATGCCAAGTCTTCCTCCGAGAATGGTCTAAAATATGGGTCGATGTATGTTGAGAATGTCGAAAAGTTGATCTGACTGCTGGGTTTGGCATTACTAAAGTCATTGTCGGGTGGATCGCCAGCAATGAGGTTCGCCAGGTCGTTTCTGGGATAGACTGCCACCGAGTAAATTTCCTTCCTTCCCTCGTCAGACATGCCCTCGGGAACAGGGCGAATTTCGTAGACGGTCGGGTCAGGGAACGTGGACGGATCTTCGCCGAATGTTTGCGCGGCAGGGAGTTGCCGTTTCGGTGGTGCGCCTTCGTCTTCGGAACTCGATTCTTCATCCTCTCCAtcctccttgtcctcttCTTTCGCTTTCTTGTCAACGTCCATCGCGGACGGCGACCCGGCAGCAGGCGGCGATAGAGACGAGCTCGCAGAGGCTCCTCGAGAGTGCTTGCGCTTGGCGTCCTTGAGAGGTGATGACAGATCTGCGGCTCGTGCCTGTTAGCATGCATAGTGACTACATATATTGCAGCGGCGCTCCCACCAAACTGGGAGGGGGCTTTGAAAGTTGGGGCCGCGCATACCTTCTTGTCCCAGAGAGTCGGAGCCCTTTTTTCTCTTGTGTTTGGTTCTCTTCCCTTCCGGCTCGCCGTCCACGCGTATATCGTAGTCGTCAGGTCTTTTCTTTCGCTCATCGGCAAGA is a genomic window containing:
- the NGG1 gene encoding Chromatin-remodeling complexes subunit NGG1 translates to MAPGSSQAGSGKKNAAAMPKQSRNSTPAPAPPASLPPQEFYDPDYLNTRVILFRNLSYDDLVDQSAVNATVPDSKSVDAMLEKLKNLVNIMEKRSTFYDRGMRHLADERKKRPDDYDIRVDGEPEGKRTKHKRKKGSDSLGQEDLSSPLKDAKRKHSRGASASSSLSPPAAGSPSAMDVDKKAKEEDKEDGEDEESSSEDEGAPPKRQLPAAQTFGEDPSTFPDPTVYEIRPVPEGMSDEGRKEIYSVAVYPRNDLANLIAGDPPDNDFSNAKPSSQINFSTFSTYIDPYFRPFSEEDLAFLRERGDRVTPFVMPKRGKRHYTEIWAEEDGAMSIDSPQQGRDKLPPNQPRGSIDNMSDSIGETDSLSIGPLASRLLQLLRPEARSQGSDDKPAVNGVTNGDVPMNGDGNGEDQAGEDKTNSFPPATYMAESSTEAWKKATHPKLEYAQVDERLKQELRHIGFLPQEVFESEYDGHYDDEVAGRLRLLQSRLKEQMLINGARKARLTELVRERMAHQEYQTILEDLDSQVQAAYLKRTRTMGKSKKTKRPGGAGGGSHFVGGAAGTARPGIGDQTKTLMERRKRWIDTIGSVFDDENLGKVPRQQNPDSSIFKPEIMADLIKREKGQWDEEVEEE